A genome region from Glutamicibacter arilaitensis Re117 includes the following:
- a CDS encoding metal ABC transporter substrate-binding protein → MPRSPRSFRPRFSLAISAGALALLLTGCTTSPQNYATTQEKKPVVLTTFTVLADIAENVAGDHLQIESITKFGAEIHGYEPTPGDISKAAKADLILDNGMNLEAWFGQFVEGLDVPHAVVSDGVEPIDITEDEHAGKPNPHAWMSPLNVQVYVDNMASAFSTLDPENTNEYARNAAAYKEELQEVHDELVTELSHLPQSQRALVTCEGAFSYLAKDTDLTEKYIWAVNAEQQATPQQITSAIEFVTTNQVPAVFCESTVSDAPMQQVVEATDAKFGGTLYVDSLSGKDGPVPTYLELIRHDTQTIIDALTGEN, encoded by the coding sequence ATGCCCAGATCTCCACGTTCATTCCGCCCACGCTTTTCCCTTGCTATTAGCGCAGGAGCCCTAGCTCTCCTCCTCACTGGCTGCACCACTTCCCCGCAAAATTACGCCACGACTCAAGAAAAGAAACCAGTGGTCCTAACCACATTCACCGTACTAGCCGATATCGCTGAAAACGTCGCCGGCGACCACCTGCAGATCGAATCCATTACGAAATTCGGAGCGGAAATACACGGCTATGAACCCACCCCGGGCGATATCAGCAAAGCTGCGAAAGCTGACCTGATCCTGGATAACGGAATGAATCTCGAAGCATGGTTCGGCCAATTCGTCGAGGGCTTAGACGTGCCCCACGCTGTTGTCAGTGACGGTGTCGAACCAATCGATATCACCGAAGACGAGCATGCCGGAAAACCTAATCCCCATGCCTGGATGAGCCCGCTAAACGTACAGGTCTACGTCGATAACATGGCCTCGGCATTCAGCACTCTTGACCCTGAAAATACCAATGAATACGCGCGTAATGCAGCAGCATACAAAGAGGAATTACAGGAAGTGCATGACGAGCTAGTCACTGAACTTTCCCATCTGCCCCAGAGCCAACGAGCACTCGTCACTTGTGAAGGAGCTTTTTCCTACCTTGCCAAAGACACCGATCTAACCGAAAAATACATCTGGGCCGTCAACGCGGAGCAGCAAGCAACACCCCAGCAGATAACCTCTGCCATCGAATTCGTCACCACGAACCAAGTACCCGCAGTTTTCTGCGAGTCCACAGTGTCTGACGCGCCCATGCAGCAGGTCGTCGAAGCCACCGATGCCAAATTCGGTGGCACCCTCTATGTGGATTCCCTCTCCGGAAAAGACGGTCCTGTGCCTACCTATTTAGAGCTGATCCGTCACGACACGCAAACGATTATCGACGCATTGACTGGTGAGAATTAA